One Serpentinicella alkaliphila DNA segment encodes these proteins:
- the rpsJ gene encoding 30S ribosomal protein S10 translates to MSKGKQKIRIRLKAYDHKLLDQSAEKIVETAKRSGAEVSGPVPLPTEKQIITILRAVHKYKDSREQFEQRTHKRLIDILSPTPKTVDSLMRLDLPAGVDIEIKL, encoded by the coding sequence ATGAGCAAGGGTAAACAAAAAATCAGAATCAGATTAAAAGCTTATGATCATAAATTATTAGATCAATCAGCAGAGAAAATCGTTGAAACAGCAAAAAGAAGTGGTGCAGAGGTATCTGGTCCAGTACCGTTACCAACTGAAAAACAAATCATTACTATCTTAAGAGCTGTTCATAAGTACAAAGATTCTAGAGAGCAGTTCGAACAAAGAACTCACAAAAGACTTATTGATATTTTAAGTCCAACACCTAAAACAGTTGATTCTTTAATGAGATTAGACTTACCAGCTGGTGTGGACATTGAAATAAAACTTTA